Proteins encoded within one genomic window of Methanobacteriales archaeon HGW-Methanobacteriales-1:
- a CDS encoding NUDIX hydrolase, which produces MQNLVYGLAVRALLSDDDGKILIIKRSTDSKTNPGKWEFPGGKVDPEESFDQALLREVYEETNLKIGLDHVVGVSEQNLHVIRAVHIIMSGNIIEGELKLSNEHEGYAWVFFEDLGEYELADWLDNFVNNQYPIINNKEELGEKKEQKNMIKPWLNSIKSSFDSVKTKK; this is translated from the coding sequence ATGCAAAACCTCGTTTATGGATTGGCCGTTAGAGCTTTATTAAGTGATGATGACGGGAAAATTTTGATTATTAAACGATCTACGGATTCAAAAACAAATCCTGGAAAATGGGAATTTCCAGGAGGTAAAGTAGATCCAGAGGAATCTTTTGATCAAGCACTGTTAAGAGAAGTATATGAGGAAACTAATTTAAAAATTGGCCTTGATCATGTTGTAGGTGTCTCAGAACAAAATTTGCATGTTATACGGGCCGTTCATATAATTATGTCCGGTAATATAATTGAGGGTGAACTTAAATTAAGTAACGAACACGAAGGTTATGCGTGGGTATTTTTCGAAGATTTAGGAGAATATGAATTAGCAGACTGGCTGGATAATTTTGTAAATAATCAATACCCCATTATCAATAACAAAGAAGAACTTGGTGAAAAAAAAGAACAAAAAAATATGATTAAACCCTGGTTGAATTCAATAAAAAGTTCTTTTGATTCTGTAAAAACTAAAAAATAA
- a CDS encoding sulfurtransferase TusA family protein, translating into MSNLKVDVKGETCPIPLVEARKALRTASTGDIVEITGTHPASKKEIPMAVEALGMELISVEETDGIWKIKIKR; encoded by the coding sequence ATGAGTAACTTAAAAGTAGATGTTAAAGGGGAAACATGTCCCATACCTCTGGTTGAGGCCAGAAAAGCATTAAGAACTGCTTCAACTGGAGACATTGTAGAAATAACCGGAACACACCCAGCTTCCAAAAAAGAAATACCAATGGCCGTAGAAGCCCTAGGCATGGAATTGATTAGTGTGGAAGAAACTGATGGGATATGGAAAATAAAAATCAAAAGGTGA
- a CDS encoding ATP phosphoribosyltransferase, which yields MEKIVLGLPKGSLNNVNRGNTYQLFVDAGYEVRGYEPGKEENEMDITNDSEIKSYLTRPQSAPVELNRGMLDISIIGEDWVREESVNVEENLITKIGDLDYGQTKLIVAVPNEAPYDSLTEFFQTNSDKKTPILCFTEYPNLTKQFFMENEGYQQIFGDKTPLVQIRGLWDGENDLVQIINSDGATEVYIAKGADLIVDNTQTGSSLRKAGLKIIDTIMESSAGLYAGPACAGQKLEKAHMIFDQLFGAIKARKYFDVKFNIANHRVEDTKSFLVSNDYCSDEPTITKGSNFSQFNVLITKNKFPEMLKEIKILGASAIVRENVKQYVK from the coding sequence ATGGAGAAAATAGTACTCGGACTCCCCAAAGGGAGCTTAAACAATGTAAACAGGGGAAATACTTATCAATTATTTGTGGATGCTGGATACGAAGTTAGAGGATATGAACCTGGTAAAGAAGAAAACGAAATGGACATTACCAATGATTCTGAAATAAAGTCCTACTTAACTCGCCCTCAAAGTGCCCCAGTGGAATTAAACAGAGGAATGCTGGATATATCAATCATTGGTGAAGATTGGGTGCGTGAAGAATCTGTAAATGTTGAAGAGAATCTAATAACAAAAATTGGAGATCTTGATTATGGTCAAACAAAATTAATTGTTGCCGTACCAAATGAGGCCCCATATGATTCCCTTACTGAGTTTTTCCAGACCAATTCAGATAAAAAAACACCAATTTTATGTTTTACAGAATATCCAAACCTCACAAAGCAATTTTTCATGGAAAACGAAGGTTACCAGCAAATTTTTGGAGACAAAACTCCCCTGGTCCAAATAAGAGGTTTGTGGGATGGGGAAAATGACCTGGTCCAAATAATAAATTCCGACGGTGCCACAGAAGTTTATATTGCAAAAGGAGCAGATTTAATTGTAGATAATACTCAAACCGGAAGCAGTTTGAGAAAAGCTGGCCTAAAAATTATTGATACCATAATGGAATCAAGTGCGGGTCTTTATGCAGGCCCTGCTTGTGCTGGGCAAAAGTTAGAAAAGGCCCATATGATATTTGATCAATTATTTGGTGCAATTAAAGCTAGAAAATATTTTGATGTGAAATTTAACATAGCTAATCACAGAGTAGAAGATACTAAGTCATTTCTTGTCTCTAATGATTACTGTTCTGATGAACCTACCATAACCAAAGGTAGCAATTTTTCCCAATTTAATGTTCTAATTACAAAAAATAAATTTCCAGAGATGTTAAAAGAGATTAAAATTCTTGGTGCATCTGCTATTGTGAGAGAAAATGTTAAACAGTACGTTAAATGA
- a CDS encoding cysteine desulfurase NifS: MLNNYTYLDNASMTRLDERVLEEMQKCFFENYAIPTSESGYSMGIESREILDNSRKIVAETLGASKEEIIFTSGNTESSNIALKGTVMAWAQRKKREMENNPDVKNEIKNHVITTSIEDFSVLNTAKSLEKLGFQVKFLDVDPDGFIDPEDLKNSITNETIIVSIQHANQEIGTLQDLETIGKICKEKGVLFHTDATHSFTRLPLNVNKIPADLISISAHTIHGPAGIGVLYIRKGTPLLKWMDGGFQEFNLRGGTENIPGAVGFAKAIQLVNEDENQRLLNMRDHLIDRILNEVPKTILNGHTTNRTPQNVNITFEYVEGESITLHLDMRGFAVSTGSACFSRSLDPSHVILGIGGNPERAHGSVRLTLGRFNTMEEMDAVADALAQVVENLRKISPLGMK, encoded by the coding sequence ATGTTAAACAATTATACCTATTTAGATAATGCCTCGATGACCCGCCTCGATGAAAGAGTATTGGAAGAGATGCAAAAATGCTTTTTTGAAAATTATGCTATTCCTACCTCTGAATCGGGATATTCAATGGGTATTGAATCACGTGAAATACTTGATAATAGTCGAAAAATCGTAGCAGAGACATTAGGGGCTTCTAAAGAAGAAATAATCTTTACTTCTGGAAATACTGAATCCAGTAATATTGCTTTAAAAGGAACTGTGATGGCCTGGGCTCAAAGAAAAAAGCGTGAAATGGAAAACAATCCCGATGTAAAAAACGAAATAAAAAATCATGTTATTACCACATCAATAGAAGATTTTTCAGTTCTTAACACAGCTAAATCCCTGGAAAAACTAGGTTTCCAAGTTAAATTTCTTGATGTCGATCCGGATGGTTTTATTGATCCAGAAGATCTAAAAAATTCAATTACCAATGAGACCATAATAGTATCTATTCAACATGCTAATCAGGAAATAGGTACTTTACAAGATTTAGAAACCATTGGAAAAATTTGTAAAGAAAAAGGAGTTCTTTTCCATACTGATGCAACTCATTCATTTACCAGACTTCCCCTTAATGTAAATAAAATCCCTGCAGATCTTATTTCGATTTCAGCCCATACCATTCATGGCCCTGCAGGAATTGGTGTATTATATATACGTAAAGGTACTCCGCTATTAAAATGGATGGATGGTGGTTTTCAAGAATTTAATCTACGAGGAGGAACAGAAAATATTCCTGGAGCTGTTGGATTTGCTAAAGCAATCCAATTAGTAAATGAAGATGAAAATCAACGTTTACTAAATATGAGAGATCATTTAATAGATAGAATATTAAATGAAGTTCCAAAAACTATTTTAAATGGACATACCACAAATAGAACCCCTCAAAATGTAAATATAACCTTTGAATATGTTGAAGGCGAATCTATAACCTTACATCTGGACATGAGGGGATTTGCCGTTAGTACTGGTTCTGCTTGTTTTAGTAGGTCTTTAGACCCGAGTCATGTGATTTTAGGAATTGGGGGAAATCCTGAAAGAGCACATGGGTCTGTAAGGTTAACTTTAGGCCGATTCAATACAATGGAAGAAATGGATGCTGTTGCTGATGCATTAGCACAAGTAGTTGAAAATCTAAGAAAAATTAGCCCATTAGGTATGAAATAA
- a CDS encoding TIGR04165 family Cys-rich peptide produces the protein MKMEELLKKCPECGSQDKTVQRKMMDEHLAHATTKAIVCEKCGYVFESGENKESEE, from the coding sequence ATGAAAATGGAAGAATTACTTAAAAAATGTCCAGAATGTGGAAGTCAAGATAAAACGGTTCAAAGAAAGATGATGGATGAACACCTCGCACATGCCACCACCAAGGCCATTGTTTGCGAAAAATGTGGTTATGTATTTGAATCTGGTGAAAATAAGGAAAGTGAAGAATAA
- a CDS encoding ArsR family transcriptional regulator, whose amino-acid sequence MKKLIWWLFMGSKGGINRAKITNLIDEKPCNAHQISEELNLNYKTVKHHLRLLEENNVIICTKGVSYGALFFISDEMEANYKIFEKIKDNLKIGE is encoded by the coding sequence ATGAAAAAACTGATATGGTGGCTCTTCATGGGTAGTAAGGGCGGGATAAACAGGGCTAAAATAACAAATTTAATAGATGAAAAGCCATGTAATGCCCATCAAATCTCTGAAGAGCTTAATTTAAACTACAAAACAGTTAAACATCATCTAAGATTATTAGAAGAAAATAATGTTATTATATGCACTAAAGGAGTAAGTTACGGGGCGTTATTTTTCATTTCTGATGAAATGGAAGCAAATTACAAGATATTTGAAAAAATAAAGGATAATTTAAAAATAGGAGAATAA
- a CDS encoding NAD(FAD)-dependent dehydrogenase has product MNQKATIVVHSGDMDKIYSALIIANGALSMGMEASLYFTFWGLERLKKGGLEKGPLSKMHFLGLGKWMIKSRMKKANVASLERLISDYKDLGGKIIACEMTMEIMGIEKEGLQQDLIDEYGAVGTYIQEARDSEITLFI; this is encoded by the coding sequence ATGAATCAAAAAGCAACAATAGTAGTCCATAGTGGAGATATGGATAAGATATATAGTGCTTTAATTATTGCCAATGGTGCTCTTTCCATGGGGATGGAAGCTTCGCTTTACTTCACTTTTTGGGGCTTAGAGCGCCTTAAAAAAGGAGGTCTCGAAAAAGGACCATTGTCTAAAATGCATTTTTTAGGCCTGGGTAAATGGATGATTAAAAGCCGAATGAAAAAAGCCAATGTGGCATCATTAGAACGACTAATATCAGATTATAAAGATCTTGGTGGAAAAATAATTGCTTGTGAAATGACCATGGAAATAATGGGTATTGAAAAAGAAGGTCTTCAGCAGGACTTAATTGATGAATATGGTGCAGTAGGTACTTATATCCAAGAAGCCAGAGACTCGGAAATAACACTTTTCATATAA